From Acanthopagrus latus isolate v.2019 chromosome 22, fAcaLat1.1, whole genome shotgun sequence, the proteins below share one genomic window:
- the naa20 gene encoding N-alpha-acetyltransferase 20, whose protein sequence is MTTLRPFTCDDLFKFNNINLDPLTETYGIPFYLQYLAHWPEYFIVAEAPGGELMGYIMGKAEGSVAREEWHGHVTALSVAPEFRRLGLAAKLMEMLEEISERKGGFFVDLFVRVSNQVAVNMYKRLGYSVYRTVIEYYSASNGEPDEDAYDMRKALSRDTEKKSIIPLPHPVRPEDIE, encoded by the exons ATGACAACATTGAGACCGTTCACCTGCGATGATTTATTCAAATTCAACAATAT CAATCTGGACCCATTGACAGAAACA taTGGGATCCCATTTTACCTGCAGTACCTGGCTCACTGGCCGGAGTACTTCATTGTTGCTGAGGCTCCTGGTGGTGAACTGATGGGCTACA tcatGGGGAAGGCGGAGGGATCTGTGGCTCGGGAGGAGTGGCACGGTCACGTCACAGCTCTGTCCGTCGCCCCAGAGTTCAGACGACTCGGCCTCGCTGCCAAACTTATGGAGATGCTGGAAGAAATctcagagag GAAGGGCGGATTCTTCGTCGATCTCTTCGTACGCGTCTCCAACCAGGTTGCGGTGAACATGTACAAACGTCTCGGCTACAGCGTCTACAGGACGGTGATCGAGTATTACTCGGCCAGCAACGGAGAACCTGATGAAGACGCTTACG ATATGAGGAAAGCTTTgtccagagacacagagaagaagtcAATCATACCGCTGCCACATCCTGTCAG